The DNA window ATGGTAAGCTATATAGTTTTTGGGAATCACACGCCATGGAAGTGCTTGTTGCATCCCAACGTGGGTCCGCCCCTGCCCCTGAGTTGAGGCAAGCTATATAGTTTTTGGGAATTTAAAAACTCAATAAtctcaaatatcaataaaagaaACCACACGATGTAAACAATAACCAAAATAAAACCTAAATGGTGACAATTGActgttttttaaaattaaaatgtatcATGTGATGTGACAATTGTTCACAACTGGAAAATATAAAAGTTAAGATGATTAGTCCATTTAACTAAGTTAAGGATGCCTAATATTGAGACATCGCCATTCATTTATTTACAATGATGGATATTGTAAAGATTGTAGATTGTTAGGGCATATGTTGTAAAACAGGCATTTCGACCTGTTTGTATATGCAAATCTTTATTTTCATACTACTCACTGATTTGTTTTTGGGATGTCATACTCTAAATGACACtttctaaatataaaaacattaCTCTTTCTACTATTTCCCTTTTATTGTCTCCACTGTACTTACAAAATAACAccacataaaatctcatgccgaatTAGAAACTTCCATTTAGagtgagacggaggaagtatatgaTAAGAAATATTTTTGTCACATTATGTTTAGTGTTTCATTTATATTGTGTTTCACAAGCATTTAATTTATGAGGTTTGAGCAAATATGTATACGTCTTCTGCATTGTAGACTAAATGATGTTCAGGTCACCACTAAAGGTTTCTCACTACCGAATTAACACAACAATACAATTCAATCAATACAGACACACACCGTTTACTACAATCAATATATGTTAGCAACTCAATTAACATATATATATCAAAAACTAAAACTACATAAAACAAACTCAGTAAATTGAGTTTATATTTCATGAATTTGTTTAATAATTAGTTATCAGTTTAAATGAACGGGCATTGGTTAAAACCAATACTCGATTCATCCCAAACtgaaaaccaaaaccaaacacATACCGAAAATATCAGTTATCGATTCATTGGTTATAACCGATACTCGATTCCTCCCAAACtgaaaaccaaaaccaaacacACACCGAAAATATCAGTTATCGATTCATTGGTTATAACCGATACTCGATTCATCCCAAACtgaaaaccaaaaccaaacacATCGAAAATATCAGTTATCGATTAAGCTATAACTGATTAACCGAATACCCACTCCTTCCTAAATGAAACGGAGTATCAAGTAGAGGAGTGAAATGGAAGTAGAAATTGACATTCCATTCCCCTTCTATTCCATATGATGATGACATAAGTGTAAAAGTAAAACCATAGGCAAGGTAAAAGACTATATCCTCTTCAGACATCAACCGACTAGAGTTAGAGAGACAGAGACCAACAAGAAAATCTACTATCAGCAAATCTGATGGAAGCTATTGCCATTCCTGTAGCAAGGACAAAACAAAATTAGCATGAATCGGTGGATGGTCTGCTCATAATATAGTCGTTGCAGTGACTTGGAGACTGTTTACGTGGCTATCATTTTGGTATTCTCTTCAGTAGTTTGTACAAACCGAAGACATTATTCTGCTGCCAGAGGTATGGGATAAAGAATGACCGGTACTTGGGAGGTGACATTTCGCGATCCAGGTAATGCATCGCTGCCATAACCTGTAAATACTAATCCATTAGATAACTAACTGAgagtgtttgtgtgtgtgagagagtgAAAGAGTTCGAACCTCCCATGTATTCAAGTCACTCCCACGAGGAATGTAAGGTCTTTCGAGATGCAACTCTACAAGGAAATCGCATTTGTCTATATCTTGGAGCTGCACAGTTATTAGAAGAAAGAGATGGAGAAAGGTTAAGTCATTGATGGTAAGGAAATGTACATGTTCTCAAATTTCTAGTAACGAGGAAGATGAACTACATATTGTTGATCTGAAGCCAGGTTCTTGTTGTTGAAATAGGGCGGAGCAGCAGATGTGCCACCTAAGGTAGCGTTGAACGGGAGAGGGAGAAGACCTCGGAACCCGTCATCTATCCATTTCACCTGTCCGATGTACTCGGGGACAAAAAAAGATGATGGGAATCTGTGCCATTCACTTCCAACGCACAGGACCGAACCTATATCATGTACAAAAGCTTGGAAAATTAAGGTAAGCACGAACAAATTCATGCAACATGAAAACCTGTATATGAATCAGAACTAAAAGGTCCTGGAAACGTTGAATACATATTTAAGAGGTATTGCACAAATATAACAAAGATTATAGCATAGAAAATCAAAGATATAACGGAGACTGCAAGTGCTTTTATATTTGTAAATCTTGTCAATGGACTCAACGCACAATAGGGTACAATCTCTGGGTTATGCCCAGTATCAATTACAAGGGTGTTAGTTTTTAACACGTTCTGCTTTAGTACACAACCGGACAAATCACAATAGCCAAATTAACAAAAACTCAGGCTACATTATATCATACTCTCTCCATCAACAACCAATAGttttgtttttccattttggtccatccACAAAGTCTCCTTCCATTTTGGGTAACATGACACCACCACTTTTTCCTACTCTCTCTCTTACCTTTTCTCCTCCTCCTATTTATTCACCTTCAactaataatattccaattactttttctctcatattttatcaattttacattaaaatcagTGTTGTCCACTACCAAGACTATTGATAGTGGACAAAGGGAGTGTCCAGCTTTGAAGATTTTTGCAGCAAATAGCACTTTGactgaaataatattttataaaatatggaATATTTCTTATtgggaaaaaaatatttcagtAGTTTAAACCTAAGAGCTCATTTTTTAGTTAACATCAAAAGGAAACTAATGAATTTAACGCCTGAGATTTAGTAATGTAAGACCACAGTTCGGGTACtaagaatttaaaaataatggGAACTAATGACCCTTGGTAAATGAAAATAATAGGAATTTCCTACCTTCCCCAACATCATCGTAGTGTTCCAAATGTTTGTAAATCTCCACAGGAGCTGAATAACCATTGATTAAAGAAAATGTCCTAGAATGAGAGGCACATAAAATGAGTCCAAGAACCAAAGGCCTCAACGTTTTTGCTACCTGTGCAACCACAGCAAAAGTACGTTCAATCAGCTAAACCGAGCCATACCATAGGTAATTTTCAGAAGAAAAAAGTCATACCATAACAAGAATAGAAGGATCATTTGGATTGTACTTATCCCGAAATAAATCAGGAAGGCTGTCAATGACAGCTGAAGCAGCAACACAAATAAGAGGGTATATTGGATAAAGGAATCTGCAAAACATCAATAACCATAGTCATCTGTATTCACTCTACACTAGCTAAGTACATTCAACCTCTTCTCCGATTTAATGAAAAGATGCTGAAGAAATCAAGCAAATTATCACCTTTTTGATTAGGGATAGTAGCCATTTGAATCATGAAGTTTGGTTCTAATGACCTTTGAAATTggaatattaaatcacaaagtttcaatttttctcaacGGTTTCATCCATGCACTAATCAACGTCTTTTGATGTTAAAACGacaatatttcaaaaaaataaaaaaataaagaaataaaaaagaaaaaaaatacttattttaatgaaacaaGTCGTTTTGAATATCATTAAAAGAGGCATTTTGTGAATGGATGGGACAATTGAGTAAAATTGAAACTTCGTGATTTAATATTCCAATTTCCAATTTCCAATTTCCAATTTCAAAATTCATGGGACAGAcaagaatttgaccaaacttcatgatttaaatgGATGCTATCCCTTTCGATCATATACAGTGATTGCTAACAAAATATCCAAAAACCTGATAGAGTCCTCAGCCAATTTGCTTTAGAATTTTTGGGTGTAGGATACTAATAACTTGCTTATATATATGCCTATGTTTCAACACGGAGACAATTAGACGAAAGGCAGTTTTGCAGTAATTAGCCGtgattcacaagaaaaatataTTAGTGTTTCTTATAACTTGAAAGATAAGGCTTATTGTAAACAACACTTTAAGAAACATAAGATGCATGGGTTAAAGATAAATATTCTGCTATAATAGAAGTCAAAGCTAAAGAGGATATATtgagaaaagaaaaactaaGTTGAGAAATAGACCAAAAGAAGAAAAGCAAAATTTACCTCTCTTCCTTGTGCGGCTGTAAAGACATAAAAGCCAGCCAGATATACACAGGTGAGATGATGACTAACAAATCTGGAGCATACTTTTTCTTTACAATGGGAAGGATCACAATGAACAGAAGAGCAAGGATGAAACAAAAGTTGAAGTTATTGAACCCATTCTTCAGGTAAAACAGTGGCCCTTCAGTACCATATAAGTGGCTCTCTCCACCACCTAAAACATTATATATCAATAGATTGAGAACGGATGACGTCCACTTTCCGTAGTAGTAGTGGTCAACAATGGCCGATAGTGCCTGGGACATGTATAAGACTATATCAAAGAAAAGATAAATTGAGAATTTGGACAAGATGGCAGTGGATTAATAGGTGCATGGGCTGATAAAATTGGTTACTGTCAGATATTTTTGAACAGTCCGAAAATAACACTCACCACAAGAAAAAGAGAAGTGATGACACCAGACAAAAATGCATGTTTAAACCTTTTCTTGAGGGAGAAAGTTGTAAGTGGAAGAAATGCCAGGACTGAGAATGGCCAACCAAGAATAACTCCAGTGGCAGCACTTAAAACTGCAGCTGCGGGTTTCTCAAAAAGATAAAGTGCTGATGATAGAGACATCGCATACATAGAGAACGAACTTGGAAGGAAACCTGTATATGCAGCAGTAATCATGAGTTAATTGGAGAACATATGATAATTCAGGCCTCTATCCTACATGCATTGTTTAGGTTAAAAAGTCAGCAGGGGCAACTTAAAAATGCATATAACAAAGAGTAAAAACCAGGTCAAATTAATTGCACTTACTAGTGCTAGCGAAAAAACAACCGCTAGCCAAGCATAGCATTGCCAGTGTATACGAAGCAAGACGTTTCCCATACTTTCTAGAAAGGGCCACAACAAGGGCAGCATCCGCAATGACAGACAGAATAGCAAGAAAAATCCTCACGGCATAAAAGACTCTCACCTGATATAATTAAGCACAAAAAATTCAGAGATGAGTAGAAGAATTGGATCCAGCATAAAAAGTAAGGGAGTAGAAGAGACATCTTACCTTTTCTTCTCCAAACCACCAAGCAGCCGGATAACCAACCAAGTtatggaaaataatatataagtAAGACCTCAACGCAAACTGGGAGCTGCAGGATGCATAAAAGATGTTGGAATCCATTACGTAAAAACACGCCAATCTCTTTGATTAGTTTTGTACAATACTTAGCAATACACATTAATAGATTCGCACAATCCTGAACAAAACTTGAAgcagaaaaaataaaatgtaaaaccTACTCAGAAACGACCTTAAAATCTATACGAGAGTGAATAGTCGTAAACCTCCCCAATCAACAGGAAACTGACAACTCTCAAGCAAAACCCATGCAAATAAACAAGAACATGTGATGACAGCTTCTAGTGCAAACATTATggatttttatcaattttggtaTATCCTCACGCATTTATGAAACAGGACTCGTAAACATGTTGATGATAAACCCTAAACCCCAAACCCTTCACCGATCCTCAAGGCGTTCGAAACGCAATTCACAACTAAGGGGAAAGCAACAATCGAGCACCTCTTAGCAACAACACAGCCACAGATCACTCAATTAATCGCCGGAAAAGTAAACCTAAACGATCAAGGGATTAAACAGCAAATGCACTCAATTACAACCAAGGGAAAGCAATTCACAACTAAGAGAAAGCAACAATAGACCACCTCTTATCAACAACACAACCACAGATCACTCAATTAATCGCCGCAAGAGTAAACCTAACCGATCAAGGGATTAAACAGCAAAGGCACTCAATTGCAAACAAAAAGGAGAAGCGAAAATTGAAATCGGCGGTGACCTGTATTCCCAAGTTTGGAAGCCGGTCTTGTAGAGTAGGAAATGGAGAGGCTCCCAGTAATTGAAGACCTCATCGCAGTCGTGAATGATGTTAGATGAGGCGCTCATGTAGCGCAGCACTGACAGCGACAAAAGCGGCAGGAACCAACCCAGCCTCTGGTCGTCGTGGCCGGCTGACTTATCCGGCTTGTCGACCTTGGAGTAGGGAGAAGGGGACGGCGCCGTCTGGAGATCCGGCGGCGAGGAGCGCCGCTGCCTCGTTGTTAGAGCCATTTTTTCCGAAATTAAGCGATTTTTGAAGCCTTCTTCTTTTCTGTGTGTGTTTGCGGAAATGTCAGTTAGTTTAAATTTTACTTGGAATTTGTCATTTATTAATGTAAAAGAATTACTCTACGATTCCATTTGAAGGTaatcacatttcctttttcctCACCACTTAAAATGTCAcgttctatatttagaaataaatttatctaaaaaattactccatccgtcccgcactactcgcacttatttcctttttgggcgtcccaagttacttgcactctttccatttttagtaaaaaatttcacctaccgccgtcatttttgactttcctatacacttattccttaatctccgagccgaaaaggaaatgagcgagtagcccgggacggagggagtactatcttgtcttactctattttattatattcaacTGTCTCATTTAAATTTCTGTGCCATTTAAAAATATGACCATCTTAAATAGCACCAATGAAGTGGTAATAAAGCAGTAGTAGATTAAATGGTGAGATGAATTCTATTTGTATtttgaattttcattttattgcaTTTGGAGAagtcaataaatttttaaattttttatatgtatTGGTTATGAATTTAGCCTTACTTTGGTACTATACGTACTCTATACTGAACGAGATTGGCCGGTTAAGATATTGAAATgcatgaaacaaaaataatgtaaataaatGTAGATTTGGAAAACAATAATAATGTGAATATATTGACAAATGATTTGGCGACAGATTGGAGTTCTAAAAGTCTCCTTCCATTTCAGCACGACAAATTTAGTTCTAAAGTAAAAACAAGATGTCGTGGAGAAGATATCCGTATCAAGTGCACTTTATCGTCGAAAGATGCATTAACGGCATACCGTTGAGATGCATTCTTGATCTTATTTTACTATAAAGTTATAACACTCTCTCCATTTCCTCATAATTGAAGTGAAactttttcggcacggagtttaattGATATTTAGTACAGTATGTTAAGTAGATAGAGAAAAATTACTTTATATTTGGTCAACAAAACTTGTGCATCTTGATCTTAGTTTACTCTAAAGTTTATAGTATTACACTAAAAGGGCAAGTATTTGGTAGGATTTTAAAGATAATCAAGTTTAAAGACATGTACGATATAGTCCATATTAATGAAAAGTAGTTTCATATCGCGCAAGGTACACAGATTTTATTTAACCCAAGCTGAAGATGGAAAAAATAGAACTTGCAAAAAGCaagaaatatatttaaaaatttatatttatgcGTGTCATCGCAAGACCATTTTTAGAGAAAATATGGAAATTTTGTCTAATGGTAAAATTTGTATGTTTCCATTCATAAAGAATGTCTCGATAAATAagagaaacaaaaacaaatgtGCATGAATTTTGGAGACCAAGCATGACTTCAATtcattatactctctccgtctccaaagaatatgcactgtggggtcgacacgagttttaatataaaattagtgaagtaagagaggggtagagagaaaaagtaaataaagtattgttagtggagaatgagtctcacttcattagagagaaaagactttctaaaattagaaagcgcatattcttgagggacggagggagtacaatattaCTTCCCccatcccacaaaagatgtctcattttcctttttttagtttgtcctacaaaagatgtcacatgaTTTCCATTAGCCTGCAAATTCGGGTACCCGAACCCGAAATctcaaaaatatcatacccaATACCCGACCCGTATGTGAGTTCGGGTACCCGACCCCAACAAATCGGGTACCCATAAACccgaaattattatatttcaaatttattctatttatataaattatattgtgatgagaatacaaattattaaaaataacacaataCTATTAGTACTATTTATTGACTATTATTAAAAGTTTACACTTCAATTTTAATGCTTTAACTTTCTCTACATTATGATTCTACGACCATATATATTTGAGagaacatcttttttagtacatcaactatctTAAACGAGCAAATTTGGTCCGTAACATTCcataatatcttttaaggtccatcaactataagttaatatcaattcaactactttttggctatttccaatattttcatgatCAAAGTACCCTTAAAGCCAATGAGGGCAATTCAAATCTATTTACCCTCtctttttcattaaaatatgtaatttgggatagttgatgtaccacaaaagatgttccctctcattttaatttcaaaataaaaatatcttaatgatattaatattctattactattaattatttacatttagttttacttatttgtaatattttaaatcattgtactatatttaatattaatagtgaaataacttagatataaatatacgtaaacattatacttatacaatatttgtatatgaaagtagttcaatttattagatggaatattaatttttcaatcttaaagctatacatagaatatgttatttttaagtgcaatacaaaattgatgattaaaaataaattaaaatttattagcatacatagaatcttaaataattcaaagagctaagttttattttatctactcttATGTAGTAATTATAgtctaaaaaaattagttgtgattatcaataatcaatttaataaaaagacaatgacattcttagttgaacatatgattaatttaaatctatgattgtttaattaaataaaaaataaatagttgcTATCAATTGTTTAGTATCATACTGTCGCGTCTTAACATTATCATTAGGTCATTTACAACCTCATGAAAAATCAATAGTTTCTATCAATTcgtgaatcatattttttctactttattaaatttttatttcaatgtagtatatattatatattatgattaacttaaattttcagtttaataaaattacaagattcactaaaataaaatatttatcttagttttatctaaataattgagaatgtaaccatataaaagtattaactagcactagaaagtaatatcataacattcaaataaggtatgatatatattaataatattaataataatagtataagatctATTAAACTTAGTCCCTAACaaattagaagaaagaaaaaagtggatGAATAAAGAGATTGAATTGTCCTTCACGgccttaagggtactttggtcatgaaaatattggaaatagttaaaaagtagttgaattgatattaacttatagttaatggacctcaaaagatattatgaatgttacggaccaaatttgctcatttgggatagttgatatactaaaaaagatgttccctctatatatttatataatagatATTAGACAAATAGACATTACTCAAAAGagattcaaaataaattttttaaaattttaattaaacatGTAATAAAACGGAGAAAGCATAACTATATATTGAAAAGATAAAGTAAGAACATATATGATGCAACATGatgtttaaataaaaatacttatcacaaatatataattaatcgGGTACCCTAATACGGGTTTCGGGTACCCTAAACCCGAAAAATCCTAACATTAACTACTCAAACCTGTACCCGAACCCATAATTTCGGGTACCCAAAACCCATCGGGTATTGGGTCGGGATCAGATATACCCAAAACCCGAGAACTAAATTTTCACCCCTAATTTTCATatttggaaaaagttctctctcatatcaatataaaaattatattttctctataCATTTAACACATGAAACAAAATCTCCAAAATCCCATGTCATCACataaatgtgacatctttttgtgggacgggggagtatattATATCAGTAATCATGTCCAAATGGACAAAGGGGCATACAAAAAAGTATGAACATATGGAGTTGTCAATTCACAACCCTGACCCATCAGCCATAATGAAGCGGGTTTGGACCCATATGTTAAAAGAACTCCAATTAAGTCATATTTTAAACTCATGCCTAAGATCATTAGAAATAGGCCCATGAACAACCCGGACCAAACCTAGGAGCTAGCCCAGTTAGGCCCAAACAAGACCCGCAActataaaattttatactccctccgtctcactcaAAATATCCATATTCTtgaatgacacgagattttaagtGGAGTAGTTGAGTgtgataaaatagaataaaaatgtaattgattattttaataaggagagagaaatgagggatttatttttcaatatagAAAGTTGACGTCTTGAGttgaacaaactaaaaagaaaagatgaaCATCTTGAGTGTTAGgagtattataattatatttcttcTAATAGTgacataattttaattatatttatcctaatatttatattaatttatagtttTAAAATTCCTAATTACATTTGAACTTTCTTAAAAATAATTACAGTGAATTTGAAGGTAAATACTCTCTGTGTCCCACCAATGATCTTTTTTCGTCCATAAATGACCCATTACTTAGTACTAcaagtaaataattaaaatatccGCCTcccttttttctcttactttattcctcatttattattttaaaatttcaacaacCTTTCTCTCTATCTAAACTCCTTAAAGTTAGAGTGCATAAAATTCGGCCGTCTTAGATAGAAATAATCCGTCTTAGATAGAAATAATATTCCCTGaatgaagaaaatatttattccatccattaaataaaaatatgagcatttgaaatgacacgataattaataaaaaaattagtaaagtaagagaagcaaaaaatgatagttaaaatagtgttagtggatagtgagacccacattattattagtgtgagTTGTAATGGTGGGTCATAATGGCCAAGATGATACGAAAATTTATGCACTCTAAGGAGTTTACATAGAGAAAGAAAGGattgttgaaattttaaaaatagaaaaatattaatatagtaagaggaaaaagaaagttggatattttaattatttactatGCGCcgaattgtaaataaattgatgtgtaTGAGTAATGTCTTGGAGACCACTTTTAATAAATGGAAAGggccatatttttatgggacaaaggaGGTATTTactatttaataattaataatgtaaTCCATTTGCAATCATCTCATGATCGGGATGGATCCAAATTTATAAAAGAGTGAACCACAAAAATGGTccctggactatgggtttatctcgcccatagtccctagcaatggcggatccaggaactaaatatcgtggggtcgaatcaaataataaatatttaaaataattatttttataaacatatattttaattttaataattcatATGAGTATCAATTCTGAAAACAACATACTTTCTCTGTGTCTTTTGGAtacgaaatttaaaaaaaatatttaagtagtagaaaacaataAAGTACTAGGAGATAAGATTAAATAAAGAATCAAATAGAAAAGAAAGTAagataaattttattatattttgaaaaaaatgacttACTTTAGTTGGACGTGCTAAAAATGATATGAGTTCGTTTATTGGAGGTCGGAGGAgttttaaaaactaaaattatttgaatatgaataataagattgaaaatttaatttatataattaaatagaagaaatttaaaaatatttagtttatataagtatttgtttattttacaattaattgaaattattagatgggaatatatttttaattgactTTTGAGAAtgaatacaaataaataaataaaattcaaagcccattctaaaattaaatactccacATAATTGAAgatatttaatcttttaaatttagttattgttgataataatttaattgtagTTCACGAGGTAAATATAGGGAAGAAGAAATAATAATGAcatctccattctctctcaTCTCCCTCTGCGCAAAATCTATTTCCATTCATCTCTCTTCGAAATGAAATATTGGAAGAACTCTTCTGTATTCTCACCATCTCGACAACTGCCTCCCCTGTCGTGATGCCGCCGCCGAATTCCGGActcatttctttcttttctctctatGCCCAGTCTCCTCTCACAATCTCACACTGCGTGAGGTGGGGCGAAGACGCGAATGCCGTAGGGTCGGAGGGTGAAGAAAGTAGCTTTCCGGCGGCACGCCGGGGCCGGTGGTGGGGTAGGCCGACCCCAtccgaccccacctggatccgccgctGGTCCctagactttaaaaatatcgtcagacatccctagactaagggtttatctcgaaattgatcattttgtcattttttgatACGAAAATACCTTTTTAGGGTTTGGCCAATTTGATCTTTTTaaagttttaacattttaaatcggatattatttcagtgatgtattaaatctgatattatttcaaaattatcattctttttcccttttgtcatccttcactttgcttctttatttcaatattatatttaattttataaaattaaattgtaaatttaaaactttaaatatcaataaatttttatcaattaaaattattaattaatgacactataaatattgattaaaactattaatttttgttatttaatactccctccgtccccgaataagagtcgctaatttcctttttgggccgtcccccattaagagtcactctttatttttaccataaatggtagtaggtcccacattccactaactcactccactcacattttattataaaaccaatataaaaaaagtgggtcccacatttcactaactttttcaaccaacttttctttatatttcttaaaactcgtgcccggtcaaataacgactcctattaggggacggagggagtataatattcaACTGAATCGAAGAATTACATAAAAACCatattaatcatgatggaaaaataagagctattctacttagccttcgttcggttgttataattgcttgtgattatatattatgaagttgactaaaaatttgatactactaaaatttttaaataggagtattttgtttaaattttctagttaattttgaatgttttcaaataattaaacgaaaattatattagtcttacattagatgcatatttatttcagaataatcgtgttatatgatctatttatgattaaaactattaaatattgattaaaactaagttgGCGTCTGCAtgccttattgattaaatattagacactatcaaatattgattaaaactattaatttttgttatttaataattttaataattaataaaaatttattgatattttaaaatataaatttaaaatttaaatttataaaattaatctaatattgaaataaagaaacaaaagggaaggatgacaa is part of the Salvia splendens isolate huo1 chromosome 6, SspV2, whole genome shotgun sequence genome and encodes:
- the LOC121806194 gene encoding dol-P-Man:Man(6)GlcNAc(2)-PP-Dol alpha-1,2-mannosyltransferase-like, which codes for MALTTRQRRSSPPDLQTAPSPSPYSKVDKPDKSAGHDDQRLGWFLPLLSLSVLRYMSASSNIIHDCDEVFNYWEPLHFLLYKTGFQTWEYSSQFALRSYLYIIFHNLVGYPAAWWFGEEKVRVFYAVRIFLAILSVIADAALVVALSRKYGKRLASYTLAMLCLASGCFFASTSFLPSSFSMYAMSLSSALYLFEKPAAAVLSAATGVILGWPFSVLAFLPLTTFSLKKRFKHAFLSGVITSLFLVALSAIVDHYYYGKWTSSVLNLLIYNVLGGGESHLYGTEGPLFYLKNGFNNFNFCFILALLFIVILPIVKKKYAPDLLVIISPVYIWLAFMSLQPHKEERFLYPIYPLICVAASAVIDSLPDLFRDKYNPNDPSILVMVAKTLRPLVLGLILCASHSRTFSLINGYSAPVEIYKHLEHYDDVGEGSVLCVGSEWHRFPSSFFVPEYIGQVKWIDDGFRGLLPLPFNATLGGTSAAPPYFNNKNLASDQQYLQDIDKCDFLVELHLERPYIPRGSDLNTWEVMAAMHYLDREMSPPKYRSFFIPYLWQQNNVFGLYKLLKRIPK